The following coding sequences lie in one Ignatzschineria sp. RMDPL8A genomic window:
- a CDS encoding ABC transporter ATP-binding protein — translation MNQPIVPLFEGRLLKKYYPVRRGLLGKKASVKALDGISFTLTQGMTLAIVGESGCGKSTLARLLTMIEEPTEGELYYQGQNLLESNKKATALRRRKIQIVFQNPYGSLNPRKKVGKILEEPLLMNMSLTKEARKEKVLAMMEKVGLRPEFYERYPHMFSGGQRQRIAIARGLMLDPDILIADEPVSALDVSVQAQVLNLMMDLQEELGLAYIFISHDLSVVEHIADEVMVMYLGRCVEYGKKIDIFENPLHPYTTALLSSTPRLNPEKRRGRIRLEGELPSPLNPPKGCAFSARCNKAFTPCFQAPPALTEIKKRKVACYLHEEDIMGINKTPIS, via the coding sequence ATGAATCAGCCGATAGTACCTCTTTTTGAGGGGAGATTACTCAAAAAATATTATCCCGTACGACGAGGATTATTGGGGAAAAAAGCGAGTGTTAAGGCGCTTGATGGTATCTCCTTTACTTTAACACAGGGGATGACTTTAGCCATTGTAGGAGAATCAGGTTGCGGGAAATCCACTTTGGCGCGCCTATTAACAATGATAGAAGAACCGACAGAGGGTGAACTCTATTATCAAGGGCAAAATTTGCTTGAATCAAACAAAAAAGCAACCGCATTACGGCGTAGAAAGATTCAGATTGTCTTTCAAAATCCTTATGGATCATTAAATCCGCGTAAAAAGGTAGGGAAAATTTTAGAAGAACCTCTTTTGATGAATATGAGCTTAACAAAAGAGGCGCGAAAGGAGAAAGTGCTCGCAATGATGGAAAAGGTGGGCTTAAGACCAGAGTTTTATGAGCGTTATCCCCATATGTTTTCAGGGGGGCAACGTCAACGAATTGCGATCGCACGGGGTTTAATGCTTGATCCAGATATTCTAATCGCTGATGAGCCCGTGTCGGCTCTTGATGTCTCTGTACAAGCGCAAGTGCTTAATTTAATGATGGATCTGCAAGAGGAATTAGGACTGGCGTATATCTTCATTTCACATGATCTTTCGGTTGTTGAGCATATTGCGGATGAGGTGATGGTGATGTATCTGGGTCGCTGTGTTGAATATGGAAAAAAGATCGACATTTTTGAGAACCCGCTCCATCCCTATACAACTGCACTTCTCTCTTCGACACCACGATTAAATCCAGAAAAACGCCGTGGACGAATCCGCCTAGAAGGAGAGCTCCCTAGTCCACTAAATCCTCCAAAAGGTTGTGCATTTAGTGCTCGGTGTAATAAAGCATTCACACCATGTTTTCAGGCTCCTCCAGCGCTAACTGAGATTAAAAAACGAAAAGTTGCTTGTTATTTGCATGAAGAAGATATTATGGGAATCAATAAAACTCCAATCTCGTAA
- the dppD gene encoding dipeptide ABC transporter ATP-binding protein — MALLEIRDLSVEFGTKERPFKAVNRVSYTVDRGEVVGIVGESGSGKSVSSLAIMGLIDHPGRVSAEALCFNEVDLLSLSDSARRHVVGDEIAMIFQDPMTSLNPCFTVGYQIMETLKVHQGGSRRERKARALELLEKVGIPDAKSRLNLYPHQLSGGMSQRIMIAIAIACNPKLLIADEPTTALDVTIQGQIMELLLELQQTENMALMLITHDLALVAEAAEKIVVMYAGEVVEVGDAETIFASPLHPYTEALLKALPEFSKGRARLEALPGVVPGEYDRPKGCLLNPRCPYKQPLCVENPPELRGGERQVKCHFPLNITSLIFEEDQL, encoded by the coding sequence ATGGCATTGCTAGAGATTCGGGACTTATCTGTAGAGTTTGGCACAAAAGAGCGTCCTTTTAAGGCAGTAAATCGAGTAAGTTATACTGTTGATCGCGGAGAAGTTGTGGGGATTGTTGGGGAATCTGGGTCAGGAAAATCAGTCAGCTCACTTGCGATTATGGGGTTGATCGATCACCCGGGACGTGTATCAGCGGAGGCGCTCTGCTTTAATGAAGTGGATCTTCTCTCATTGAGCGATAGCGCACGACGTCATGTTGTGGGCGATGAGATTGCTATGATTTTTCAAGATCCAATGACAAGTTTAAATCCCTGCTTTACTGTGGGATACCAGATTATGGAGACGCTAAAAGTTCATCAAGGGGGCTCGCGTCGCGAACGGAAAGCACGCGCGCTAGAGCTTTTAGAAAAGGTGGGTATTCCAGATGCAAAATCTCGTTTAAACCTCTATCCCCACCAACTCTCAGGTGGGATGAGCCAGCGAATTATGATTGCAATCGCAATTGCCTGTAACCCTAAACTTTTAATTGCAGATGAGCCGACAACAGCCCTTGATGTAACTATTCAGGGGCAGATTATGGAGTTGTTGCTTGAGCTTCAACAAACAGAAAATATGGCGTTAATGTTGATTACCCATGATTTAGCGCTTGTTGCAGAAGCAGCTGAAAAAATTGTGGTGATGTATGCAGGGGAAGTGGTCGAGGTAGGCGATGCCGAGACAATTTTCGCATCGCCACTTCATCCTTATACGGAAGCTCTGTTAAAGGCACTGCCGGAATTTTCAAAAGGGCGTGCACGCCTTGAAGCGCTTCCAGGCGTAGTGCCAGGCGAGTATGATCGCCCTAAAGGCTGTCTGCTTAATCCGCGTTGCCCTTATAAACAACCACTTTGTGTGGAGAATCCCCCAGAACTTAGAGGCGGAGAACGTCAAGTGAAATGTCATTTTCCGCTCAATATAACCTCTTTAATATTTGAGGAGGATCAACTATGA
- the dppC gene encoding dipeptide ABC transporter permease DppC — MTTRLMDNLYMEAPLTPLQEFWFYFKQNRGAVLGLFYVVVVTLVAIFAPLVAPHSPTEQFRDALLMPPIWMEGGSWDYLLGTDDVGRDILSRLIYGARLSLLVGVMVVCASLILGITLGLLAGYFGGLLETIIMRLVDMMLALPSLLLALVLVAIFGPSIVNASMALAFVALPHYVRLTRASTLSEVKKDYVIASKVAGAGHFRQMFINILPNCFAPLIVQASLGFSNAILDMAALGFLGMGAQPPTPEWGTMLADVLQFVQSAWWVVTFPGLAILFTVLAFNLMGDGLRDALDPKLKE; from the coding sequence ATGACAACGAGATTAATGGATAATCTTTATATGGAAGCACCTCTGACACCTTTGCAAGAATTTTGGTTCTACTTTAAGCAAAATCGCGGTGCCGTCTTGGGATTGTTCTATGTTGTGGTAGTGACGCTGGTTGCTATTTTTGCTCCTCTTGTGGCGCCTCACTCTCCTACAGAGCAGTTTCGTGATGCATTGTTGATGCCCCCCATTTGGATGGAAGGGGGGAGTTGGGACTATCTTCTCGGAACCGATGATGTTGGACGCGATATTCTTTCACGATTGATTTATGGGGCACGCCTCTCATTATTAGTAGGGGTAATGGTTGTGTGCGCCTCATTAATATTGGGAATTACGTTAGGATTATTGGCGGGTTATTTTGGCGGTCTACTTGAAACGATTATTATGCGTCTGGTGGATATGATGCTTGCTTTACCGAGTCTTCTTCTTGCACTTGTTTTGGTGGCAATTTTTGGCCCCTCCATTGTTAATGCATCGATGGCGCTTGCCTTTGTGGCGCTACCTCATTATGTCCGATTGACGCGAGCCTCGACGCTATCGGAGGTAAAGAAAGATTATGTGATTGCGTCAAAAGTTGCAGGAGCGGGGCATTTTCGACAGATGTTTATCAATATTTTACCTAATTGCTTTGCTCCGCTTATCGTTCAAGCATCGCTTGGATTTTCAAATGCCATTTTAGATATGGCGGCGCTTGGATTTTTAGGTATGGGCGCTCAACCCCCAACGCCTGAGTGGGGAACGATGCTTGCCGATGTGCTTCAATTTGTCCAAAGTGCTTGGTGGGTGGTGACATTTCCTGGGCTTGCCATTTTATTTACAGTATTAGCATTTAATTTGATGGGTGATGGATTGCGTGATGCACTCGACCCTAAATTAAAAGAGTAA
- the dppB gene encoding dipeptide ABC transporter permease DppB, which produces MVRFILRRLGVVIPTFIGITLLTFIFIHLIPGDPILILAGERGLSPERYALLRAEYGYDQPYYIQYWEYLKGVLHGDLGISLNTRRPVWEEFVPRFKATLELGLCAMLFAIIIGIPVGVIAAVKRGSIFDHLSVGVSLTGYSMPIFWWGMMLIMLVSVHFDLTPVSGRISDMVFLDDTQPLTGFMLIDTFFWGEEGDFGDAVHHLILPSIVLGTIPLAVIVRMTRSSMLEVLSEDYILTARAKGLSRGRVILIHALRNALIPVVTVIGLQIGTLLAGAILTETIFSWPGVGRWLIEALQRRDYPVVQSGVLLVATLIILVNLLVDMLYGLIDPRIRHQ; this is translated from the coding sequence ATGGTTCGATTTATTCTAAGACGATTAGGAGTGGTCATCCCGACCTTTATCGGGATTACGCTCTTAACCTTTATCTTCATTCATCTTATTCCAGGGGATCCCATATTGATTTTAGCCGGCGAGCGAGGTCTTTCCCCGGAACGTTACGCGCTATTACGGGCTGAATATGGGTATGATCAGCCTTATTACATTCAATATTGGGAATATTTGAAGGGTGTATTGCACGGTGATCTCGGCATTTCGCTCAATACACGGCGCCCGGTGTGGGAGGAATTTGTGCCTCGGTTTAAAGCGACCCTTGAGCTGGGGCTCTGTGCGATGCTGTTTGCCATAATCATTGGGATTCCGGTAGGTGTGATCGCGGCAGTAAAACGGGGGTCGATCTTTGATCATCTCTCTGTGGGAGTATCATTAACCGGATATTCAATGCCGATTTTTTGGTGGGGCATGATGCTTATTATGCTGGTGTCAGTGCACTTTGATCTTACTCCAGTATCGGGACGAATTAGTGATATGGTCTTTTTAGATGACACTCAGCCTCTAACCGGGTTTATGTTAATTGATACATTTTTCTGGGGGGAAGAGGGGGATTTTGGAGATGCCGTACACCATTTAATTTTACCGAGTATTGTACTTGGTACTATCCCACTTGCAGTGATTGTTAGAATGACACGCTCATCAATGCTTGAAGTATTAAGTGAGGATTATATCTTAACGGCACGGGCAAAAGGTTTGAGCCGAGGCCGGGTAATTTTAATTCACGCGCTTCGTAATGCACTTATTCCTGTAGTAACCGTGATTGGATTGCAGATTGGAACACTTCTTGCAGGCGCCATTTTAACGGAGACTATCTTTTCTTGGCCGGGCGTTGGGCGCTGGTTGATTGAGGCGTTGCAACGGCGAGACTATCCCGTTGTTCAAAGTGGCGTATTGTTAGTGGCGACTTTAATTATTTTGGTTAATCTTTTAGTCGACATGCTCTATGGATTGATTGATCCACGCATTCGGCATCAGTAG
- a CDS encoding ABC transporter substrate-binding protein, whose translation MAYSANHLVRRVILCIAFFSFSTVLSAQTLVYCSEASPESFNPQLVSSGTSNDASGVPLYNRLVDFKLGTTVVEPSLAESWEIDDHGKIYTFHLRKGVKFHSNRNFTPTRDLNAEDVVFSFMRQKDPNHPYHNISGRQYEYFESMGFNSLIDRVEKVDDYTVRFILTRPESPFLANLSMVFASILSAEYADQMLTMGTPEQVDLDPIGTGPFVFKQYQKDSRILYQRFDEYWGEKAKLKRLIFSITPDPSVRFAKLQKGECHVMPYPNLADLNRMKTDPNIKIMEQTGLNVGYVAYNMKKAPLDQVKVRKALTMAVNKPEIIKAIFHGAAEPATNFIPPTMWSYHEGIADYPYDPEGAKALLKEAGFPDGFELELWAMPVQRPYNPNARRMAEMIQADWASIGVTAKIVTYEWGEYLTRIRNGEHDAVTIGWTGDNGDPDNFFGVLMSCVAAEAGSNYSQWCDASFDAILDEARQSTDIEKRTELYRQAQEMMHETIPALMIAHSTVYMPMRKEVEGYIMDPLGTHNFNQVSLEEK comes from the coding sequence ATGGCATATAGCGCTAATCATTTGGTTAGGAGGGTGATATTGTGTATAGCATTTTTTTCTTTTTCCACAGTCCTTTCTGCTCAGACATTGGTTTACTGTAGCGAAGCATCGCCCGAAAGTTTTAATCCCCAACTGGTTTCAAGCGGTACTTCAAATGATGCAAGTGGCGTGCCTCTTTACAATCGGTTAGTGGACTTTAAATTGGGAACAACGGTGGTTGAGCCCAGTTTAGCAGAATCTTGGGAGATTGATGATCATGGAAAAATCTATACATTTCATCTGCGTAAAGGGGTGAAATTCCATAGTAATCGTAACTTTACTCCTACGCGGGACTTAAATGCAGAGGATGTGGTCTTTTCATTTATGCGACAAAAAGATCCCAATCACCCGTATCATAATATCTCAGGACGGCAGTATGAATATTTTGAGAGTATGGGGTTTAATTCCTTGATTGACCGCGTTGAAAAGGTGGATGATTATACTGTCCGATTTATTTTGACACGACCCGAAAGTCCATTTTTAGCGAATCTTTCGATGGTATTTGCTTCTATTTTATCGGCGGAATATGCAGATCAGATGTTAACAATGGGTACGCCTGAGCAGGTAGATCTTGATCCCATCGGCACAGGGCCATTTGTCTTTAAGCAATATCAGAAAGATTCACGAATTTTATATCAACGCTTTGATGAGTATTGGGGTGAAAAAGCAAAATTAAAGCGCCTGATCTTCTCAATCACTCCAGATCCTTCTGTACGCTTTGCGAAGCTCCAAAAAGGGGAGTGTCACGTGATGCCTTATCCAAATTTAGCGGATCTTAATCGTATGAAAACAGATCCCAATATTAAAATTATGGAGCAGACAGGGCTCAATGTGGGGTATGTCGCTTACAACATGAAAAAAGCGCCACTTGACCAGGTTAAGGTACGTAAAGCCTTAACGATGGCAGTGAATAAACCAGAGATTATTAAAGCGATTTTCCACGGCGCTGCAGAGCCTGCAACCAACTTTATTCCGCCTACTATGTGGAGTTATCATGAGGGCATTGCTGATTATCCTTATGATCCTGAAGGGGCTAAAGCACTCTTAAAGGAAGCAGGATTTCCTGATGGTTTTGAGCTTGAGCTTTGGGCAATGCCCGTACAGCGTCCTTATAATCCCAATGCGCGACGAATGGCGGAGATGATTCAAGCCGATTGGGCGAGCATTGGGGTTACCGCTAAAATTGTGACCTATGAGTGGGGCGAGTATCTAACACGTATCCGTAATGGGGAACATGATGCCGTGACAATCGGATGGACTGGGGATAATGGAGACCCTGACAACTTCTTTGGTGTATTGATGAGTTGCGTTGCAGCAGAGGCCGGTTCAAACTATTCACAATGGTGTGATGCATCGTTTGATGCCATTTTAGATGAAGCACGTCAATCAACCGATATTGAAAAACGTACTGAACTATACCGTCAAGCACAAGAGATGATGCATGAGACCATTCCAGCATTGATGATTGCTCACTCAACGGTATATATGCCGATGCGTAAAGAGGTAGAGGGATACATTATGGATCCACTCGGTACGCATAATTTTAACCAAGTATCACTTGAAGAAAAATAG
- a CDS encoding ABC transporter substrate-binding protein yields MKQSWFQRRFKKWLLGAGLGLLGVLSSATAQTLVYCGEASPESFNPQLVTSGISMDAGAVPVYNRLVEFNLGTTEVLPALAESWDVSEDGLIYTFHLRKGVKWHSNRDFTPTREFNADDVIFSFMRQKDKEHPYNGVSGGQYQYFYSMGFDTLIDRIERVDDYTVKFYLTQPEGPFLADLAMPFASILSSEYGDAMLKANTPNRVDLDPIGTGPFVFKQYQKDSRILYQRFDEFWGNKPSFNRYVITIAPDAAVRYAKLQKGECHAMPFPNLADLEQMKKNEAIEIHEMAGLNIGYLSFNMDKKPLDQLEVRQALTMAVNKNAIIEAVFQGAAEPAKNFIPPTMWGYNDSIEDYPYDPEGAKALLEKAGVGPIEIELWAMPVQRPYNPNARRMAEMIQADWAKIGVKAKIVTYEWGEYLNRIRQGEHDTVLMGWSGDNGDPDNFFSVLMSCDAVKAGTNYSQWCHKEFDDLINDAKVESDHAKRIELYQKAQAIMHQEAPALMIAHSMVYMPVRKEVKGYIMDPLSRHIFNQVELNSQ; encoded by the coding sequence ATGAAACAATCTTGGTTTCAAAGGCGATTTAAAAAATGGTTACTAGGTGCTGGACTTGGACTGCTAGGTGTATTGAGTAGTGCAACTGCGCAGACGCTAGTCTATTGTGGAGAGGCCTCACCTGAAAGTTTTAATCCTCAGTTGGTAACGAGTGGCATCTCTATGGATGCGGGAGCGGTACCTGTTTATAATCGGCTCGTTGAGTTTAATTTGGGAACTACCGAGGTGTTACCTGCGCTTGCTGAATCATGGGATGTGAGTGAAGATGGGCTCATCTATACATTCCATTTACGAAAAGGGGTGAAGTGGCACAGTAACCGTGATTTTACTCCGACTCGAGAATTTAATGCTGATGATGTGATCTTCTCATTTATGCGTCAGAAAGATAAAGAGCATCCTTATAATGGTGTATCAGGCGGGCAGTATCAATATTTTTATAGTATGGGGTTTGATACGCTGATTGATCGTATTGAACGAGTGGATGATTATACCGTTAAGTTTTATTTAACTCAGCCAGAGGGGCCATTCTTAGCTGATTTAGCAATGCCATTTGCTTCAATTTTGTCCTCTGAATATGGCGATGCGATGTTAAAAGCGAATACTCCCAATCGGGTTGATCTCGATCCGATTGGTACAGGGCCATTTGTTTTTAAACAATATCAGAAAGATTCGCGAATCTTATATCAGCGTTTTGATGAATTTTGGGGGAATAAGCCGAGTTTTAATCGATATGTTATTACGATTGCTCCCGATGCGGCGGTACGTTATGCCAAACTCCAAAAAGGGGAATGTCATGCAATGCCATTTCCAAACCTTGCAGATCTTGAGCAGATGAAAAAAAATGAGGCCATTGAAATCCATGAAATGGCAGGGCTTAATATTGGCTATCTCTCTTTTAATATGGATAAAAAACCGCTTGATCAACTAGAAGTGCGTCAAGCACTAACGATGGCTGTGAATAAAAACGCCATTATTGAGGCAGTTTTCCAAGGGGCTGCGGAGCCGGCAAAAAACTTTATTCCGCCCACTATGTGGGGATATAACGATTCTATTGAAGATTATCCTTACGATCCGGAAGGGGCAAAAGCACTACTGGAGAAAGCGGGTGTAGGACCGATTGAAATTGAGCTTTGGGCAATGCCGGTGCAACGTCCTTATAATCCCAATGCGCGTCGTATGGCGGAGATGATTCAAGCTGATTGGGCGAAAATTGGCGTTAAAGCAAAAATTGTGACTTATGAATGGGGTGAATACCTCAATCGTATTCGACAAGGTGAACATGATACGGTCTTGATGGGTTGGTCTGGCGATAATGGTGATCCTGATAACTTTTTTAGCGTGTTGATGAGTTGTGATGCGGTAAAAGCGGGGACAAATTATTCACAATGGTGCCATAAAGAGTTTGATGATCTGATCAATGATGCAAAAGTAGAGTCTGATCATGCAAAACGTATTGAACTCTATCAAAAAGCGCAAGCCATTATGCATCAAGAGGCGCCTGCACTGATGATTGCTCACTCAATGGTCTATATGCCCGTTCGCAAAGAGGTGAAGGGATATATTATGGATCCGCTTTCACGGCATATCTTTAATCAAGTTGAGCTAAACAGTCAATAA
- a CDS encoding LysR family transcriptional regulator, translating to MEPRQLHYFVAIAQSGSFSAASKILHIAQPALSRQIQNLEASLGIELFDRHARGVSLTPAGCQFLKDVKQIINLIEVAKDKAVRIDREKRASINIGLSQLYLLSGKAQRDIEAFQKGHPHLTVNLFTMRSSEQLIAIKEGRLDAGFVFFRPHNDPLLQGHALYEEPLKIATHKDSFLAKNPPRSLRDLECHPFIWAKNNALFDEIITRINQHDFYPVAHHHGYDYNSVLNLVAADLGYTFAPEVTHINNPFIRYFPLDDLNIQLTLEFVWAKDVENDDLSAILHTSKMMQGASASLPHL from the coding sequence ATGGAACCACGGCAATTACATTATTTTGTCGCAATTGCACAGTCGGGGAGCTTTTCGGCGGCTTCGAAAATATTGCATATTGCACAACCAGCACTGTCACGGCAGATTCAAAATTTAGAAGCAAGTCTTGGGATTGAACTCTTCGATCGGCATGCGCGCGGGGTGAGTTTAACGCCGGCGGGCTGTCAGTTTTTGAAAGATGTTAAGCAGATTATTAACCTAATCGAGGTGGCAAAAGATAAGGCCGTTCGCATCGACCGCGAAAAACGGGCAAGCATTAATATTGGCCTCTCGCAGCTCTATCTTCTATCAGGGAAAGCGCAACGAGACATAGAAGCCTTCCAAAAAGGACATCCCCATTTAACGGTGAACCTCTTTACCATGCGCTCAAGCGAACAGCTCATTGCGATAAAAGAGGGGCGACTTGATGCGGGGTTTGTCTTTTTCCGTCCGCACAATGATCCGCTTTTACAAGGGCACGCGCTCTATGAAGAACCGCTTAAAATTGCGACTCACAAAGATTCTTTTTTAGCGAAAAATCCGCCCCGCTCGCTCCGTGATCTTGAGTGTCATCCCTTTATTTGGGCCAAAAATAATGCGCTCTTTGATGAAATTATTACCCGCATTAATCAGCACGATTTTTATCCCGTTGCCCATCATCACGGCTATGATTACAACTCGGTATTAAACCTGGTGGCCGCCGATTTAGGCTACACCTTTGCCCCGGAAGTGACTCACATTAACAATCCCTTTATCCGCTATTTCCCGCTTGATGATCTTAATATTCAGCTCACCTTAGAATTTGTCTGGGCGAAAGATGTTGAAAATGATGATCTAAGCGCGATCTTACATACGTCTAAAATGATGCAAGGTGCATCGGCCTCGCTCCCACACCTTTAA